A genomic stretch from Melospiza georgiana isolate bMelGeo1 chromosome 29, bMelGeo1.pri, whole genome shotgun sequence includes:
- the LOC131094457 gene encoding sporozoite surface protein 2-like has product MEPPSSPQPPQRSRNPPGAAGARPEPQRPPGTPKNPKTPKSPENPKSPEYPKNPKTPKSPENPKSPKNPKNPENPKTPDKPKNPKNPENPKPPEDPKNPENPKCPKPPGDPKNPENPKCPKAARSRPGPHRSRPEGANA; this is encoded by the exons ATGGAGCCACCCTCGAGCCCACAG CCGCCCCAGCGGAGCCGGAACCCCCCGGGAGCAGCCGGAGCCCGCCCGGAGCCCCAGCGCCCCCCGGggacccccaaaaaccccaaaacccccaaatcccccgaGAACCCCAAATCTCCTGAgtaccccaaaaatcccaaaacccccaaatcccccgagaaccccaaatcccccaaaaaccccaaaaacccagagaaccccaaaacccctgacaagcccaaaaaccccaaaaacccagaGAATCCCAAACCCCCAGAGGACCCCAAAAACCCCGAAAATCCCAAATGCCCCAAACCCccaggggaccccaaaaaccccgAAAACCCCAAATGCCCCAAAGCCGCCCGGAGCCGCCCGGGGCCCCACAGGAGCCGCCCTGAGGGGGCCAATGcctga
- the MCRS1 gene encoding microspherule protein 1 isoform X2 → MATSRSEDEESLAGPKRGPATPVGTVPKRRSSSRFIKRRKFDDELVESSLAKSSRAKGGPEPPPRPGGAAGPAGGGGAAAEPPPGERKKVGESPPRPPPGPGPPPALPKRLKKSKPSPAPRDLGRWKPADDLLLINAVLQTNDLTSVHLGVKFSCRFTLREIQERWYSLLYDPVICKLSCQAMRQLHPEAVAAIQSKVLFSKAEEQLLTRVPSSPVPSLDTFQELLQRHPAVFYPARTPKALQLHWQLLRQYHLLQDQTVQPLPKGDQVLNFSDAEELLDDGKLRDVRDEVLEHELTVADRRQKREIRQLEQELHRWQVLVDSITGMSSPDFDSQTLAVLRGRMVRYLMRSREITLGRATKDNQIDVDLALEGPAWKISRKQGVIKLKNNGEFFIANEGRRPIFIDGRPVLGGSKWKLSNNSVVEIASLRFVFLINQELIALIRSEAARLGHQ, encoded by the exons ATGGCCACCAGCCGCTCCGAGGACGAGGAGTCCCTGGCGGGGCCCAAGCGGGGCCCGGCCACCCCCGTGGGGACTGTCCCCAAACGGCGCAGCTCCTCCAG gttCATCAAGCGCCGCAAGTTCGACGACGAGCTGGTCGAGTCCAGCCTGGCCAAGTCCTCGCGGGCCAAGGGGGGCCCTGAGCCCCCCCCCAGACCCGGgggggccgcggggccggcggggggGGGAGGGGCGGCCGCCGAGCCCCCCCCGGGCGAGAGGAAAAAGGTGGGAGAAa gccccccccgccccccccccgggcccggccccccCCCGGCGCTGCCCAAGCGGCTCAAGAAGAGCAAACCCAGCCCCGCCCCCCGCGACCTGGGCAGGTGGAAACCCGCGGATGATCTGCTGCTCATCAACGCCGTGCTGCAG ACCAACGACCTGACCTCGGTGCACCTGGGGGTGAAGTTCAGCTGCCGCTTCACCCTGCGCGAGATCCAGGAGCGCTGGTACTCGCTGCTCTACGACCCCGTCATCTGCAA GCTCTCGTGCCAGGCCATGCGCCAGCTGCACCCCGAGGCCGTGGCCGCCATCCAGAGCAAGGTGCTGTTCAGCAAGGccgaggagcagctgctgaccCGCGTGCCATCG agcccggTGCCGTCCCTGGACaccttccaggagctgctgcagcgcCACCCGGCCGTGTTTTACCCTGCCAGGACCCccaaggccctgcagctgcactggcagCTCCTGCGCCAGTACCACCTGCTGCAGGACCAGACAG tgcagcccctgcccaagGGGGATCAGGTGCTGAATTTCTCCGACGCCGAGGAGCTGCTGGACGATGGCAAACTCAG GGACGTGCGGGACGAGGTCCTGGAGCACG AGCTGACCGTTGCTGACCGGCGCCAGAAGCGCGAGATccggcagctggagcaggagctgcaccgCTGGCAGGTGCTGGTGGACTCCATCACAG GGATGAGCTCCCCGGATTTCGACAGTCAGACTCTGGCCGTGCTGCGGGGCCGGATGGTTCGGTACCTGATGCGCTCCCGCGAG ATCACCCTGGGCAGAGCCACCAAGGACAACCAGATCGACGTGGACCTGGCTCTGGAGGGCCCAGCCTGGAAAATCTCCCGCAagcagg GGGTGATCAAGCTGAAGAACAACGGGGAATTCTTCATCGCCAACGAGGGCCGGCGGCCGATCTTCATCGACGGCCGCCCCGTGCTGGGGGGCAGCAAATGGAAACTCAGCAACAACTCTGTGGTTGAG ATCGCCAGTCTCCGGTTCGTGTTCCTGATCAATCAGGAGCTGATCGCGCTGATCCGCAGCGAGGCCGCGCGCCTCGGCCACCAGTGA
- the MCRS1 gene encoding microspherule protein 1 isoform X1: MRQLHPEAVAAIQSKVLFSKAEEQLLTRVPSSPVPSLDTFQELLQRHPAVFYPARTPKALQLHWQLLRQYHLLQDQTVQPLPKGDQVLNFSDAEELLDDGKLRDVRDEVLEHELTVADRRQKREIRQLEQELHRWQVLVDSITGMSSPDFDSQTLAVLRGRMVRYLMRSREITLGRATKDNQIDVDLALEGPAWKISRKQGVIKLKNNGEFFIANEGRRPIFIDGRPVLGGSKWKLSNNSVVEIASLRFVFLINQELIALIRSEAARLGHQ; this comes from the exons ATGCGCCAGCTGCACCCCGAGGCCGTGGCCGCCATCCAGAGCAAGGTGCTGTTCAGCAAGGccgaggagcagctgctgaccCGCGTGCCATCG agcccggTGCCGTCCCTGGACaccttccaggagctgctgcagcgcCACCCGGCCGTGTTTTACCCTGCCAGGACCCccaaggccctgcagctgcactggcagCTCCTGCGCCAGTACCACCTGCTGCAGGACCAGACAG tgcagcccctgcccaagGGGGATCAGGTGCTGAATTTCTCCGACGCCGAGGAGCTGCTGGACGATGGCAAACTCAG GGACGTGCGGGACGAGGTCCTGGAGCACG AGCTGACCGTTGCTGACCGGCGCCAGAAGCGCGAGATccggcagctggagcaggagctgcaccgCTGGCAGGTGCTGGTGGACTCCATCACAG GGATGAGCTCCCCGGATTTCGACAGTCAGACTCTGGCCGTGCTGCGGGGCCGGATGGTTCGGTACCTGATGCGCTCCCGCGAG ATCACCCTGGGCAGAGCCACCAAGGACAACCAGATCGACGTGGACCTGGCTCTGGAGGGCCCAGCCTGGAAAATCTCCCGCAagcagg GGGTGATCAAGCTGAAGAACAACGGGGAATTCTTCATCGCCAACGAGGGCCGGCGGCCGATCTTCATCGACGGCCGCCCCGTGCTGGGGGGCAGCAAATGGAAACTCAGCAACAACTCTGTGGTTGAG ATCGCCAGTCTCCGGTTCGTGTTCCTGATCAATCAGGAGCTGATCGCGCTGATCCGCAGCGAGGCCGCGCGCCTCGGCCACCAGTGA